A stretch of DNA from Cyanobium sp. AMD-g:
AGGGGTCCCTGGCCGAGTTCGGCATCACCTACGACGAGCTTCCCCTCACCGGCGACGGCCGGGTGGACGAAGCGGCCCTGGAGGACGCGCTCGCCCCCCGGACGCGGATGGTGCTGATCCAGCGCAGTTGCGGCTACAGCTGGCGCCCCTCCTTGCCTGTGGCCGCCATCGGGCGCCTCTGCGAGCGCGTCAAGACGCTGCGGCCCGACTGCGTCTGCTTCGTCGACAACTGCTACGGCGAGCTGGTGCAGGAGCAGGAACCCACCGCCGTGGGGGCCGACCTGATCGCCGGATCCCTGATCAAGAACCTCGGCGGCACCATCGCGCCGACGGGGGGGTACGTGGCGGGCCGCCGGGAGCTGGTGGAGATGGCCTGCTGCCGCCTCACCGCCCCGGGCATCGGCAGCGAGGGGGGCACGGGTTTCGATCAGTACCGGCTGCTGTTCCAGGGATTGTTCCTGGCCCCCCAGATGGTGGCCGAGGCCCTGATCGGCGCTGCCTTGGTGGCTGAGGTGTTCAGCGGCCTTGGCTATCCGGTCCACCCCGCTCCCGGTGCCGAACGCAGCGACGTGATCCAGGCGGTGCGGCTCGGCCATCCCGATCGGCTGATCGCCGTGTGCCGGGCGTTCCAGCAGCTGTCTCCTGTGGGGGCCTACCTGGATCCGGTGCCGGCCCCCATGCCCGGCTACGCCAGTGACCTGGTCATGGCGGGCGGCACGTTCATCGATGGCAGCACCAGCGAGTTCTCCGCCGATGGCCCGCTGCGGGAGCCGTTCGTGCTCTACGCCCAGGGCGGTACCCACCACGGCCACGTGGCCCTGGCCCTGGAGCGGGCCCTCGCGGCCCTGACGTCCCTGTCACAGGCAGACTGAGGCGGCCTCCTCCGCACTCCACCGGCCTTGGCGCACTCCTTCCCCGACGACTGCCGCTATTCCGAAAGCCACGAGTACGTGCGCCCGGAGGGTGACCTGGTGCGCCTCGGCATCAGCTCCTTTGCCGTCGATCAGCTCGGCGACATCGTTTTTGTCGAGTTACCGGCGCTGGGGGCATCGTTGGCGCGCGGCACCAGCTTCGGCAGCGTCGAATCGGTCAAGGCGGTGGAGGATCTGATGGCCCCGGTGAGCGGCACGGTGGAGGCCCGCAACGAGGCGGTGCTGGCCAGCCCCGAGGAGCTTCAGAACGATCCCTACGGGGAAGGCTGGCTGCTGCTGGTACGGCTCGGCGCGCCAGATGAACTGGAGGGGCTGATGGATGCCGCCACCTACGGGGCCAAGGTGCAGGCCGGCTGAATTCCTTAGGATCCCGCCACTCCTTCTCCCGACGCCCGTGTCTGCCCCCTTCCTGGTCCGGCACCTGGGCCCGGATTCTGAAGATCAGCACAGGATGCTGGCGGAGCTTGGCCTGGTCTCCCTCGATCAGCTGGCGGCGGAAGTGGTTCCGGCCGACATCCTGCTGACGGCGGCCGAAGCCGAGATCGGCCTGCCGCTCCCCTGCCCGGAGGCGGAAGCCCTGGCGGAGCTGGGGGCGATGGCCTCCCGCAACCGGGTGCTGCGCAGCCTGATCGGCCTGGGGTATCACGGCACCGCGACGCCGGCCCTGATCCAACGCCATGTGCTGGAAAACCCCTGCTGGTACACGGCCTACACCCCCTACCAGGCGGAAATCGCCCAGGGCCGCCTGGAGGCCCTGCTGAATTTCCAGACCCTGGTCAGTGAGCTGACGGGGTTGCCCATCGCCAATGCCTCGTTGCTGGATGAGGCCACCGCCGCCGCCGAAGCGATGGCCATGGCGTCGGCGGTCAGCCCCCGGCAGGGGGCCCGCCGTTTCCTGGTCGACCGGGCCGTTTTCCCCCAGACCCTGGCTGTGCTCCAGACCCGGGCCGAACCCCTGGGGATCGAGATCGAGAGGTTCGAGGCCGAGGCCCTCAGCGCTGGTGGCGATCCGGTGCTGGGCGACGACGTGTTCGGCCTGCTGCTGCAGCTGCCCGGGGTCGGGGGCCGGCTCTGGGATCCCTCACCGCTGCTGGCGGCGGCCCGCTCCGGCGCCGTGATCAGCACAGTGGCGGTGGATCCCCTGGCCCAGGCGCTCCTGGCCCCGGTGGGTGAGCTCGGCGCCGACATCGCCGTCGGCAGCTTGCAGCGCTACGGGGTGCCGATGGGGTTCGGTGGTCCCCACGCGGCTTTCTTCGCCACCCGGGAGGACTTCAAGCGCCAGATCCCCGGCCGTTTGGTGGGCCAGTCGAAGGATGCGGAGGGCAACCCGGCGCTGCGGCTGGCCCTCCAGACGCGGGAGCAGCACATCCGTCGCGACAAGGCCACCAGCAACATCTGCACCGCCCAGGTGCTGCTTGCGGTGATGGCGAGTTTCTATGCCGTGCACCACGGCCCCGAGGGCCTCGAAGCCATCGCCCGTCGCCTTCTGATGCTGCGCCAGGGGCTGGTGCTGGGGTTGGCGGCCCTGGGGTTGGCGGCCGATCCGGGGGCCGCCTTCGACACCGTGGCCCTGCGCACCACGGCTGCGAACGCCCTGCGCCAAAAAGCCGTGGCCGCCGGCTTCAACCTGCGCTGCGGGATCCGTGGCGACGACGGTGAGGCCGCCCTGGCGATCAGCCTCGATGAACTCTCCACCCCCGAGGAACTGGC
This window harbors:
- a CDS encoding methionine gamma-lyase family protein, whose translation is MGDVLPGLREGSSPADTVAAALERLAPVAAARTAAVRPRLARVLEAFAAERLGVHHFASVSGYGHGDLGREVLDRVFARVLQAEAAAVRLQFVSGTHAITAALFGVLRPGDRLLALTGRPYDTLEEVIGLRGQGQGSLAEFGITYDELPLTGDGRVDEAALEDALAPRTRMVLIQRSCGYSWRPSLPVAAIGRLCERVKTLRPDCVCFVDNCYGELVQEQEPTAVGADLIAGSLIKNLGGTIAPTGGYVAGRRELVEMACCRLTAPGIGSEGGTGFDQYRLLFQGLFLAPQMVAEALIGAALVAEVFSGLGYPVHPAPGAERSDVIQAVRLGHPDRLIAVCRAFQQLSPVGAYLDPVPAPMPGYASDLVMAGGTFIDGSTSEFSADGPLREPFVLYAQGGTHHGHVALALERALAALTSLSQAD
- the gcvH gene encoding glycine cleavage system protein GcvH, which gives rise to MAHSFPDDCRYSESHEYVRPEGDLVRLGISSFAVDQLGDIVFVELPALGASLARGTSFGSVESVKAVEDLMAPVSGTVEARNEAVLASPEELQNDPYGEGWLLLVRLGAPDELEGLMDAATYGAKVQAG